A genomic segment from Gossypium hirsutum isolate 1008001.06 chromosome D04, Gossypium_hirsutum_v2.1, whole genome shotgun sequence encodes:
- the LOC107898055 gene encoding uncharacterized protein, with protein sequence MVADTLSRRAMTDLRAMFTYFSLFDDEGFPVKKVLRFGRKGKLSLRFIRSYQILKHVRSVTYQLELPPESTCIHDVFYVLMLRWYWSDPSHVVSIEEVEMRSDLTFEEEPVQILDRDIKVFRRKSIALVKVLCRNHSTEEVTSEPEDSMHQ encoded by the exons atggtggccgaTACTCTTAGTCGTAGAGCGATGActgatttgagagcaatgttcacttattttagtttgtttgatgatgaag GTTTTCCCGTGAAAAAAGTTCtaagatttggtcgtaagggcaagttgagccttagGTTCATTAGGTCATATCAGATTCTGAAGCATGTGAGATCAGTtacttatcagttggagttacctccagagtcaACCTGTATCCATGATGTGTTTTACGTCTTGATGCTGAGGTGGTATTGGTCTGATCCATCTCACGTTGTCTCTATTGAGGAGGTCGAGATGAGGTcggacttgacttttgaggaggagccggttcaAATTTTGGATCGTGATATTAAGGTTTTTAGAAGGAAGTCCATTGCATTAGTAAAGGTTCTATGtcggaatcatagcactgaggaagTTACGTcggaacctgaggactcgatgcaTCAATAG